One genomic window of Elaeis guineensis isolate ETL-2024a chromosome 2, EG11, whole genome shotgun sequence includes the following:
- the LOC105056095 gene encoding LOW QUALITY PROTEIN: ATP-dependent zinc metalloprotease FTSH 12, chloroplastic (The sequence of the model RefSeq protein was modified relative to this genomic sequence to represent the inferred CDS: deleted 3 bases in 3 codons), with product MDLGALPTPNPLSFSSSFLSRNPRTNLLSRPFSCALNPRRRRRHGRGRVLGASLSDAGDGPEKFSWHRVSESMRRGSERFLASFVEYLKKETGLDLEQANLKAGELLDGARGAAEKGRAVVDRFRLDLVPEFIEWNKWENWKDKEKWEPRRVGALILYIIVVTIICQKTYGAFTSYFDRRSKRELTEAFMEALIPEPSPANVRKYKKSIWRKTMPKGLKIKKFIEGPGGTLIQDDSYVGEDAWGDDLEPSQDTVNKIIDSDTRLSIEQKKELKGSLGISVDAGTSIEKQEGSTNWQERLGMWKEVLRKDKLAEQISSINAKYVVDFDMQEVEKSLRKEVVEKVSDTQGSRALWISKRWWLYRPKLPYTYFLDKLDCSEVASVVFSEDLKKVYVTMKEGFPLEYVVDIPLDPYLFETVSSSGVEVDLLQKRQLHYFLKVVVALAPGLLILYLIRESVMLLHITSRRYLYKRYNQLFDMASAENFILPVESSDETKSMYKEVVLGGDVWDLLDEVMIYMNNPMQYYEKEVAFVRGLLLSGPPGTGKTLFARTLAKESGMPFVFASGAEFTDSEKSGAARINEIFSIARRNAPSFVFVDEIDAIAGRHARKDPRRRATFEALITQLDGEKEKTGVDRFSLRQAVIFICATNRPDELDPEFVRPGRIDRRLYIGLPDAKQRVQIFGVHSVGKKLAEDVDFEKLVFRTVGYSGADIRNLVNEAAIMSVRKGHTMFTQQDIIDVLDKQLLEGMGVLLTEEEQQKCEQSVSSMETRRLLAVHEAGHILLAHIFPRFDWHAFSQLLPGGKGTAISVFYPREDMVDQGYTTFGYMKMQMVVAHGGRCAERIVFGDDITDGGRDDLEKITRIAREMVISPRNSRLGLATLVKRVGMMDRPDSPDGELIKYKWDDPYVIPADMTPEVSELFTRELTRYIDETEELAMNGLLQNRYILDVIARELLEKSRITGLEVKEKMKQMFPVMLQDLAEPFQINLDEEGPLPVNSRLRYQPLDVYPAPLHRC from the exons ATGGACCTCGGCGCCCTTCCCACGCCCAACCCTctatctttctcttcctccttcctctctcgAAACCCTCGCACCAATCTCCTCTCCAGGCCATTCTCTTGCGCTCTGAACCCAAGAAGAAGGCGTCGCCACGGCCGGGGAAGGGTTCTTGGAGCTTCtctctccgacgccggcgatgggCCGGAGAAATTCTCATGGCACAGGGTCTCCGAGTCCATGCGCCGCGGTTCGGAGCGGTTCTTGGCCAGTTTCGTGGAATACCTCAAGAAGGAGACCGGGCTTGATCTGGAGCAAGCCAATCTCAAGGCGGGCGAGCTGCTTGATGGTGCCCGGGGAGCTGCGGAGAAGGGCAGAGCGGTGGTGGATCGGTTCAGGTTGGACTTGGTGCCCGAGTTCATAGAGTGGAACAAGTGGGAGAATTGGAAG GACAAGGAGAAGTGGGAGCCAAGACGTGTTGGGGCCTTGATTTTGTATATTATTGTCGTTACAATAATATGTCAGAAAACCTATGGGGCTTTTACAAGTTATTTTGATCGTCGGAGTAAGAGAGAATTGACTGAGGCTTTCATGGAGGCATTGATTCCCGAGCCATCACCTGCTAATGTTAGGAA ATACAAGAAAAGCATATGGAGGAAGACAATGCCCAAAGGACtaaaaattaagaaatttattGAAGGACCAGGAGGGACACTTATCCAAGATGATTCTTATGTTGGAGAAGATGCATGGGGTGATGATCTGGAACCTTCTCAAGATACTGTAAATAAAATTATTGACAGTGATACAAGGTTAAGCATTGAACAAAAGAAGGAGTTAAAGGGAAGCTTAGGCATTTCAG TTGATGCTGGCACTTCAATAGAAAAGCAAGAAGGTTCAACAAACTGGCAAGAGCGACTAGGAATGTGGAAAGAAGTTCTAAGAAAGGATAAATTAGCCGAGCAAATTAGTTCAATTAATGCTAAATATGTAGTTGATTTTGATATGCAAGAAGTGGAGAAAAGTTTGCGCAAAGAAGTGGTGGAGAAGGTGTCAGATACACAGGGTAGTAGAGCATTATGGATTTCCAAGAGATGGTGGCTTTATCGTCCAAAATTGCCTTATACATATTTTCTTGATAAACTCGATTGCTCCGAG GTTGCTTCTGTTGTCTTTTCTGAGGACCTGAAAAAAGTATATGTGACAATGAAAGAAGGATTTCCTTTGGAGTATGTA GTTGATATTCCTCTTGATCCGTACTTGTTTGAGACTGTCTCAAGTTCAGGTGTTGAAGTGGATCTCCTTCAGAAACGGCAACTTCATTATTTCCTTAAAGTTGTGGTTGCATTAGCTCCAGGTTTACTTATTTTGTATCTTATAAGAGAGTCTGTGATGCTCTTGCATATAACATCTCGGCGCTATCTCTATAAAAGGTATAATCAACTTTTTGACATGGCTTCTGCAGAGAACTTTATTCTG CCAGTAGAGAGTTCTGATGAGACGAAATCAATGTATAAGGAAGTCGTTTTAGGGGGTGATGTTTGGGATCTTCTGGATGAGGTGATGATTTATATGAATAATCCTATGCAGTATTATGAAAAGGAAGTGGCATTTGTCCGG GGTTTACTTCTCTCTGGACCACCGGGGACTGGAAAAACACTTTTTGCACGGACACTTGCGAAGGAAAGTGGCATGCCTTTTGTTTTTGCTTCTGGCGCTGAATTTACAGATAGTGAAAAAAGTGGAGCGGCAAGGATTAATGAGATTTTCTCCATCGCCAGAAGAAAT GCTCCTTCTTTCGTGTTTGTGGATGAAATTGATGCTATTGCGGGACGACATGCGAGGAAAGATCCACGCAGACGGGCAACTTTTGAGGCTCTAATTACGCAGCTTGATGGAGA GAAAGAAAAAACTGGTGTTGATCGTTTTTCTCTCAGACAAGCTGTAATATTCATCTGTGCAACTAACCGGCCAGATGAATTGGATCCTGAGTTTGTCCGCCCTGGGCGCATTGATCGGCGACTGTACATTGGTTTACCAGATGCTAAACAACGAGTTCAAATATTTGGTGTGCATAGTGTAGGAAAGAAGCTCGCAGAAGATGTGGACTTTGAAAAG CTTGTATTTCGTACTGTTGGCTATTCTGGAGCTGATATCCGGAATCTTGTCAATGAAGCAGCAATCATGTCT GTAAGGAAAGGCCATACCATGTTTACCCAGCAAGACATAATTGATGTGTTAGACAAGCAATTGCTGGAGGGCATGGGTGTGCTGCTTACAGAA GAAGAGCAACAAAAATGTGAACAAAGTGTAA GTTCTATGGAGACAAGGAGATTGTTGGCCGTCCATGAAGCTGGCCATATATTGTTAGCTCATATATTCCCTCGATTTGATTGGCATGCATTCTCTCAGCTACTTCCTGGTGGCAA AGGAACTGCAATATCTGTGTTTTATCCTAGGGAAGATATGGTAGATCAAGGATATACAACCTTTGGATACATGAAGATGCAAATGGTCGTCGCACAT GGAGGGCGTTGTGCTGAACGAATTGTGTTTGGTGATGACATCACCGATGGAGGAAGAGATGATCTAGAAAAAATTACAAGA ATAGCTAGAGAGATGGTAATTAGCCCCAGAAATTCAAGATTAGGCCTTGCAACTCTAGTAAAAAGGGTTGGAATGATGGATCGACCAGATAGTCCAGATGGCGAGTTGATCAAGTATAAG tGGGATGACCCTTATGTGATTCCTGCTGATATGACTCCTGAAGTGTCTGAACTATTTACTCGAGAGCTCACAAGG